A single window of Sphingobium sp. SCG-1 DNA harbors:
- a CDS encoding NAD(P)/FAD-dependent oxidoreductase, translated as MLRLTELKLPLDHPPEALPTAICARLEIEADALLSYTIARRANDARRKSAILMVYSVDVTLADQAAVLARFASDPHVRLTPDTTYRFVAQAPAPPHYLRPVVIGTGPCGLFAGLILAQMGFRPIILDRGKVVRERTKDTWGLWRRGVLNPESNVQFGEGGAGTFSDGKLWSQIKDPRFLGRKVLTEFVKAGAPPEILTEAHPHIGTFRLVTMVENIRATIESLGGEYRFGQRVEDIEVDVGPDGSRSIRGLHLHTGDYLEADHVVLAIGHSARDTFHMLHGRGVFIEPKPFSIGVRIEHPQSWIDKARFGSCAGHPDLGAAAYSLSHHCTNGRTVYSFCMCPGGRVVAATSEEGRVATNGMSQYSRQEFNANSGLVVGIDPSRDYPGGPLAGIALQQHWESLAYVVGGSNYEAPGQKLGDFLAGQPSTELGEVVPSYKPGVHLTDLAQCLPNFVVEAMREALPVFGRQIPGYAHPDAMMTGVETRTSSPIRITRGKDLQSLNTARLYPAGEGAGYAGGILSAAVDGIKVAEAVALSMVA; from the coding sequence ATGCTGCGTCTTACTGAATTGAAGCTTCCCCTCGACCATCCACCCGAAGCGCTGCCCACCGCGATCTGCGCGCGCCTCGAGATCGAGGCGGACGCCTTGTTGAGCTACACGATTGCACGGCGGGCGAACGACGCCCGGCGCAAGTCTGCAATTCTGATGGTCTATTCTGTAGACGTAACGCTGGCGGATCAGGCAGCCGTGCTGGCGCGCTTTGCCAGCGACCCTCATGTGCGGCTCACCCCCGACACGACGTACAGGTTCGTGGCGCAGGCCCCTGCCCCGCCGCACTATTTGCGCCCGGTCGTGATCGGAACCGGGCCGTGCGGTCTTTTCGCGGGGCTGATCCTCGCGCAGATGGGTTTCCGCCCAATCATTCTCGATCGCGGTAAAGTCGTGCGGGAGCGGACCAAGGACACCTGGGGGCTATGGCGGCGCGGTGTTTTGAACCCTGAATCCAACGTCCAGTTCGGCGAGGGCGGCGCGGGCACATTCTCCGATGGCAAGTTGTGGAGCCAGATCAAGGACCCTCGTTTTCTGGGGCGCAAGGTGCTGACCGAATTCGTCAAGGCAGGCGCACCGCCGGAAATCCTGACCGAGGCGCATCCGCACATCGGGACGTTCCGACTAGTGACGATGGTGGAGAACATCCGCGCCACTATCGAGAGTCTGGGCGGCGAATATCGGTTCGGGCAACGCGTAGAAGATATTGAGGTGGATGTGGGCCCCGATGGCAGCCGCAGCATTCGCGGTCTGCACCTGCACACCGGCGACTATCTGGAGGCAGATCATGTCGTGTTGGCCATCGGGCACAGCGCGCGCGACACCTTCCACATGCTCCACGGTCGGGGCGTGTTCATCGAGCCGAAGCCCTTCTCTATCGGTGTACGAATCGAGCATCCGCAAAGCTGGATCGACAAGGCGCGGTTTGGGTCGTGTGCGGGACATCCAGACCTCGGCGCAGCGGCGTACAGCCTGTCGCATCACTGCACTAACGGGCGAACGGTCTACAGTTTCTGCATGTGTCCGGGCGGGCGCGTGGTGGCGGCGACATCCGAAGAAGGCCGCGTCGCGACCAACGGCATGAGCCAATATTCGCGACAGGAATTCAATGCCAATTCCGGCCTCGTAGTCGGCATCGACCCATCGCGCGATTATCCGGGCGGGCCACTGGCGGGGATCGCCCTGCAACAGCATTGGGAGTCGCTGGCCTATGTGGTGGGCGGGTCCAACTATGAAGCGCCGGGGCAGAAGCTGGGCGATTTTCTTGCCGGCCAGCCTTCGACCGAATTGGGCGAAGTGGTGCCTTCCTACAAACCCGGCGTGCATCTCACCGATCTGGCGCAATGCCTGCCCAACTTCGTGGTCGAAGCGATGCGGGAAGCGCTGCCGGTATTCGGCCGACAGATACCGGGCTATGCGCATCCTGATGCGATGATGACGGGCGTGGAAACGCGCACCTCCTCCCCCATCCGCATCACGCGCGGCAAGGACTTGCAGAGCCTCAACACCGCCCGGTTGTACCCGGCGGGTGAAGGCGCAGGCTATGCGGGCGGGATATTGTCGGCGGCAGTGGACGGGATCAAGGTTGCCGAAGCGGTTGCGTTGAGCATGGTGGCCTAA
- the rplL gene encoding 50S ribosomal protein L7/L12, producing the protein MADINALVDQLSALTVLEAADLSKALEEKWGVSAAAAVAVAGPAAAAAAPAAEEQTEFDVVLVNDGGKKINVIKEVRALTGLGLTEAKTLVESAPKAIKEGVSKDEAEKVKKQLEEAGATVELK; encoded by the coding sequence ATGGCAGACATCAATGCACTGGTCGATCAGCTTTCGGCCCTGACCGTTCTCGAAGCCGCCGACCTGTCGAAGGCTCTGGAAGAAAAGTGGGGCGTTTCGGCTGCCGCTGCTGTTGCCGTCGCTGGCCCGGCTGCTGCCGCTGCTGCGCCTGCTGCTGAAGAGCAGACCGAATTCGACGTCGTGCTCGTCAACGATGGCGGCAAGAAGATCAACGTCATCAAGGAAGTCCGCGCCCTTACCGGTCTCGGCCTGACCGAAGCGAAGACGCTGGTCGAATCCGCTCCCAAGGCGATCAAGGAAGGCGTGAGCAAGGACGAGGCCGAGAAGGTCAAGAAGCAGCTCGAAGAAGCCGGTGCGACCGTCGAACTGAAGTAA
- a CDS encoding DUF2093 domain-containing protein yields the protein MADIPGLAVLHYDTPHWEVVKPGNFVLCAISGERIPLDDLMYWSAEFQEAYRSAPEATAGFLRRRKS from the coding sequence GTGGCGGATATACCCGGCCTGGCCGTCCTCCATTATGATACGCCGCATTGGGAAGTCGTGAAGCCCGGTAACTTCGTGCTATGCGCAATCAGTGGCGAACGCATTCCGCTCGATGACCTGATGTACTGGAGTGCCGAGTTTCAGGAAGCCTATCGCAGTGCGCCGGAGGCGACGGCGGGATTCTTGCGGCGGCGGAAGAGCTAA
- a CDS encoding 2-hydroxyacid dehydrogenase, whose protein sequence is MAKRPRPVKPTVLVTRRLPASVESRMSELFDTQIRADDTPMTRGELAEAMTQCDVIVPTVTDHLDAELIAAAPERLQLIASFGSGVDHIDLRAARAKGIIVTNTPGVLTEDTADMTMALILSVPRRLAEGEKLVRSGTWAGWSPSAMLGHRIGGKRLGIVGMGRIGQAVARRAAAFGLSISYHNRHRLPEAVERETGALWQPELDMLFETSDIISVNCPLNADTRGMIDARRIGLIEPSAYFINTSRAEIADEAALVDALANGRIAGAGLDVYAHEPAVDPRLLALSNVVLLPHVGSATIEGRDATGARVIANIRTWVDGHRPPDQVLEGWV, encoded by the coding sequence ATGGCCAAAAGACCTCGCCCGGTGAAACCCACAGTCCTAGTGACGCGGCGCCTTCCCGCTTCGGTGGAGAGTCGGATGAGCGAATTGTTCGACACGCAGATCCGGGCTGATGACACGCCGATGACGCGCGGGGAACTGGCCGAAGCTATGACGCAGTGCGATGTGATCGTACCTACCGTCACCGATCATCTCGATGCGGAGTTAATCGCTGCCGCACCGGAACGGCTCCAATTGATCGCGAGCTTCGGTAGCGGCGTCGATCATATCGATCTGCGCGCGGCGCGGGCAAAGGGCATCATTGTCACGAACACGCCCGGCGTGCTGACCGAAGACACCGCCGACATGACGATGGCGCTGATCCTGTCGGTGCCGCGTCGCCTGGCAGAAGGCGAGAAGCTGGTACGCTCCGGAACATGGGCCGGGTGGAGTCCTTCGGCGATGCTCGGTCACCGCATCGGCGGCAAGCGGCTTGGCATTGTCGGTATGGGCCGCATCGGTCAGGCGGTAGCGCGACGGGCAGCAGCGTTCGGACTTTCGATTTCCTACCACAACCGCCACCGCTTGCCCGAAGCGGTCGAACGCGAAACGGGTGCCCTGTGGCAGCCGGAACTCGATATGCTTTTTGAAACGAGCGACATCATCTCGGTGAACTGCCCGCTCAACGCCGACACTCGAGGCATGATCGACGCGCGGCGGATCGGGCTGATCGAGCCATCGGCCTATTTCATCAATACATCGCGTGCGGAGATCGCCGACGAAGCAGCGCTGGTCGACGCGCTGGCGAATGGCCGGATCGCCGGTGCGGGGTTGGACGTATACGCGCACGAACCGGCAGTTGACCCTCGCTTGCTTGCGCTGTCGAACGTCGTGCTATTGCCGCATGTGGGTTCCGCAACGATCGAAGGCCGCGATGCAACCGGCGCACGGGTCATTGCCAACATCCGCACCTGGGTCGACGGACATCGCCCGCCCGATCAGGTGCTGGAGGGTTGGGTTTAG
- the rplJ gene encoding 50S ribosomal protein L10, translated as MDRNQKSEVVTTLHATFAEIGVVVVTRNLGMTVAQSTDLRQKMRDAGASFKVTKNRLAKIALKDTQYEQISDLLTGPIALATSADPVAAAKIAIDFAKTNDKLEIVGGAMGSMLLDAEGVKALASMPSLDELRAKIVGLIQAPATKLATVIQTPASQLARVFNAYAEKDAA; from the coding sequence ATGGATCGTAATCAGAAATCCGAAGTCGTTACCACGCTGCACGCTACTTTTGCCGAAATCGGCGTTGTCGTGGTTACACGCAACCTCGGTATGACCGTCGCCCAGTCGACGGATCTGCGGCAGAAAATGCGTGACGCCGGTGCGTCCTTCAAGGTTACGAAGAACCGCCTCGCCAAGATCGCGCTGAAGGACACGCAGTACGAACAGATCAGCGATTTGCTGACCGGTCCGATTGCGCTGGCTACTTCGGCCGATCCGGTCGCTGCTGCAAAGATAGCGATCGATTTCGCCAAGACCAACGACAAGCTTGAGATCGTTGGCGGTGCGATGGGCAGCATGCTGCTTGATGCGGAAGGTGTCAAAGCCCTCGCATCGATGCCGTCTCTGGACGAACTGCGCGCGAAGATTGTCGGCCTTATCCAGGCTCCGGCAACCAAGCTCGCAACGGTCATCCAGACCCCGGCTTCGCAGTTGGCGCGCGTCTTCAACGCCTATGCGGAGAAGGATGCCGCGTAA
- a CDS encoding diguanylate cyclase domain-containing protein, with protein sequence MAMENARPNFSIIDEFRRLQVLADLQLLDTDPEPVFDNLTNLARRITGAPIALLSLVDSERQWFKARCGLDVAETSRDVAFCSHAIQNPHMMIVEDARRDPRFSDNPLVIGDPNIVFYAGVPLVVRGNDENEFAPIGTICVIDHVVRSLTVDQREALIELANIAMSLIEGRRLASQAVKQTERHRQLTHRLVYEQRKFEQAERMAGIGSWRLNLADESISWSPQVYAIHGLPVSEAPPLGAAYDFYPVHAREVVQKSVEHTIRTGQPFDFETDFLTAQAKLRRVRSMGELEVSDGKLVAVFGVVQDVTDRYQAEQILRRSAYSDTLTKLPNRAALNEELETRIAIAQSGGVGLAVLLIDLDGFKAVNDGQGHLAGDELLQAIARRFASPNYKDCFVARLGGDEFIVIPNLASDVPALETYARQIMYDLSIPITTGECEAKISGTIGIAILQAGDSRSDMLRRADQALYAAKNSQRGTARIYGSRRVIHPYDFTIRKTG encoded by the coding sequence ATGGCTATGGAAAACGCGCGGCCGAATTTTTCAATCATCGACGAATTTCGCCGTTTACAGGTTCTTGCCGACCTTCAGCTTCTGGATACCGATCCGGAGCCAGTTTTTGATAATCTGACGAACCTCGCGCGCCGGATCACCGGTGCCCCGATCGCCTTATTGTCTCTCGTCGATTCCGAGCGTCAATGGTTCAAAGCGCGTTGCGGTTTGGATGTCGCTGAAACATCGCGCGATGTCGCCTTCTGTAGCCATGCGATTCAGAACCCCCATATGATGATCGTAGAGGATGCGCGTCGCGATCCGCGTTTTTCCGATAATCCCTTGGTAATCGGAGACCCCAACATTGTATTCTACGCCGGCGTACCCCTGGTTGTGCGTGGCAATGACGAGAATGAGTTCGCCCCTATCGGTACAATATGCGTAATCGATCATGTGGTCCGTTCGTTGACCGTCGATCAGCGGGAGGCATTGATCGAATTGGCCAACATCGCAATGTCGTTGATCGAGGGCAGGCGGCTGGCGTCGCAGGCGGTCAAGCAAACTGAGCGGCATCGTCAACTTACGCACCGGCTTGTCTATGAGCAGCGGAAATTCGAGCAGGCGGAACGCATGGCCGGCATTGGCTCCTGGAGGCTCAATCTGGCGGATGAGAGCATTTCCTGGTCGCCCCAAGTTTATGCGATCCACGGCTTGCCAGTCAGTGAAGCGCCGCCTCTTGGCGCAGCCTATGACTTTTATCCGGTCCATGCGCGAGAGGTCGTGCAGAAATCCGTTGAGCACACGATCAGAACGGGGCAGCCCTTCGATTTCGAGACTGATTTCCTGACCGCGCAGGCTAAGCTCCGGCGCGTGCGCAGTATGGGCGAACTTGAAGTCAGCGACGGAAAGCTAGTAGCGGTGTTCGGCGTTGTCCAGGACGTCACCGACCGTTACCAGGCAGAGCAAATATTGCGGCGGTCAGCCTACTCGGACACGCTGACGAAGCTTCCCAACAGGGCAGCGCTTAACGAGGAACTGGAAACGCGGATCGCCATTGCGCAAAGCGGTGGTGTGGGTCTCGCGGTTCTGCTGATTGATCTTGATGGGTTCAAGGCAGTCAATGATGGCCAGGGGCATTTGGCAGGGGATGAATTACTGCAAGCAATTGCCCGACGCTTCGCATCTCCCAATTATAAGGATTGTTTCGTAGCACGGCTTGGCGGGGATGAATTCATTGTGATCCCCAATCTTGCAAGCGATGTTCCGGCACTCGAAACCTACGCGCGTCAGATCATGTACGATCTCAGCATTCCCATTACCACCGGTGAGTGCGAGGCCAAGATATCGGGCACTATCGGCATAGCAATATTGCAGGCGGGCGACAGCCGGAGCGACATGTTGCGGCGCGCCGATCAGGCGCTTTATGCGGCAAAGAACAGCCAGCGCGGGACGGCGCGGATCTATGGCAGTCGCCGCGTCATCCATCCATACGACTTTACGATACGCAAAACAGGATAA
- a CDS encoding peptidylprolyl isomerase, which yields MTSGAHGAGKTEGTVRVRLVTSSGPIVLELDGRHAPKTTANFMAYVDDGRFDGTTFYRAARRKSMPTRGLIQAGIGTNARRSLPPVAHEPTSQTGIRHLDMTLSMARGGKPGSAMGNFFITVGPIPSMDAQGDYAGYAAFGHVVAGTDVVRKILAMPSGGGEGQMRGQMILKPVRIIKAERLTGVAKPTGQPKPWLIELLPKKRPPG from the coding sequence ATTACATCAGGTGCACATGGGGCTGGTAAGACCGAGGGCACAGTGCGCGTCCGGCTGGTGACATCGAGCGGGCCTATCGTACTGGAACTGGATGGTCGTCACGCACCGAAAACCACGGCGAACTTCATGGCCTATGTCGATGACGGACGTTTTGACGGCACGACCTTCTACCGTGCGGCGCGGCGCAAGAGTATGCCGACGCGCGGTCTTATCCAGGCCGGGATCGGCACCAACGCTCGCCGCAGCCTTCCTCCGGTCGCGCATGAACCGACCAGCCAAACCGGCATCCGCCATCTCGATATGACGTTGTCCATGGCGCGCGGCGGCAAGCCTGGATCGGCGATGGGCAACTTCTTTATTACGGTTGGGCCGATCCCCAGCATGGATGCGCAGGGCGACTATGCGGGCTATGCCGCCTTCGGCCATGTCGTTGCGGGTACGGACGTAGTGCGCAAGATCCTCGCCATGCCGAGTGGCGGCGGGGAGGGGCAAATGCGCGGGCAGATGATCCTGAAGCCTGTGCGGATCATCAAGGCGGAGCGATTGACTGGCGTCGCAAAACCGACTGGTCAGCCGAAGCCGTGGCTGATCGAATTATTGCCTAAAAAACGTCCGCCGGGTTAG
- a CDS encoding NAD(P)H-dependent flavin oxidoreductase: MFKGLKPIVYGGREVWPLVEGGKGVAVSNHMSSGAWAAAGGIGTVSAVNADSYDATGKIIPQIYHAKTRRERHEELIAYAIEGAVEQVKRAYEIAGGKGAININVLWEMGGAQRILHGVLERTRGMVAGVTCGAGMPYKLSEIAASYNVSYLPIVSSGRAFRALWKRAYSKAAEFLSAVVYEDPWLAGGHNGLSNAEDPRKPEDPYPRVKALRDTMREGGISDDVPIVMAGGVWALKDWNDWIDNPELGAIAFQFGTRPLLTQESPIPQEWKDRLPLLQEGDILLHRFSPTGFYSSAVRNPFLRHLESRSERQIAFSLEQAGDHTHQLDVGVKGKNFWVTRNDLLRARQWFGEGFTSALKTPDNTLVFVTEEDKGVIRKDQADCMGCLSQCAFSSWMDSDTNSTGRLADPRSFCIQKTLQDIAHGGPIDQNLMFAGHGAYRFGKDPFYSNGFVPTVKQLVDRILTGD; this comes from the coding sequence TTGTTCAAGGGTTTGAAACCCATCGTCTATGGCGGGCGCGAAGTGTGGCCGCTGGTCGAAGGCGGCAAGGGCGTTGCGGTGTCCAACCATATGAGTTCGGGCGCTTGGGCGGCGGCTGGCGGCATCGGCACGGTGTCGGCGGTGAATGCCGACAGCTATGATGCGACCGGCAAGATAATACCCCAGATCTATCACGCCAAGACCCGGCGCGAGCGTCACGAGGAACTGATCGCCTACGCCATCGAGGGTGCAGTCGAGCAAGTGAAGCGTGCCTATGAAATCGCCGGTGGCAAAGGTGCGATCAACATCAACGTGCTGTGGGAAATGGGCGGTGCACAGCGTATCCTGCACGGCGTGCTGGAGCGGACGCGCGGCATGGTCGCAGGCGTTACCTGCGGTGCAGGTATGCCGTATAAGCTCAGTGAAATCGCTGCATCGTACAATGTGAGCTATTTGCCGATCGTCTCCTCCGGCCGCGCTTTCCGCGCGCTATGGAAGCGCGCCTACAGCAAGGCAGCGGAGTTTCTTTCCGCCGTGGTGTACGAAGATCCTTGGTTGGCGGGCGGCCACAACGGCCTTTCAAACGCCGAAGATCCCCGTAAACCGGAAGACCCTTATCCCCGCGTCAAGGCGCTGCGCGACACAATGCGCGAGGGCGGCATTTCGGATGATGTGCCGATCGTCATGGCAGGTGGTGTCTGGGCCTTGAAGGACTGGAACGACTGGATCGACAACCCGGAGCTTGGCGCGATCGCCTTCCAGTTCGGCACACGTCCCTTGCTGACGCAGGAAAGCCCCATTCCGCAGGAGTGGAAGGACCGCCTGCCGCTGTTGCAGGAAGGCGATATCCTCTTGCATCGCTTCTCGCCGACCGGTTTCTATTCATCGGCGGTGCGCAATCCGTTCCTGCGCCACCTCGAATCGCGGTCCGAACGGCAGATCGCTTTCAGCCTCGAACAGGCGGGCGATCACACGCATCAGCTCGATGTGGGCGTGAAGGGCAAGAATTTCTGGGTGACGCGCAACGACCTGTTGCGCGCCCGCCAGTGGTTCGGCGAAGGTTTCACCAGTGCGCTGAAGACGCCGGACAACACGCTTGTTTTCGTGACGGAGGAAGACAAGGGAGTCATCCGCAAGGATCAGGCCGACTGCATGGGTTGCCTGTCGCAATGCGCCTTCTCAAGCTGGATGGACAGCGACACCAATTCGACAGGTCGTCTGGCCGATCCGCGCAGCTTCTGCATCCAGAAGACGTTGCAGGACATCGCGCATGGCGGGCCGATCGATCAGAACCTGATGTTCGCAGGCCACGGCGCATATCGCTTCGGCAAAGACCCGTTCTACTCGAACGGATTCGTCCCGACCGTCAAGCAACTGGTCGACCGCATTCTGACGGGTGACTGA
- a CDS encoding aspartyl/asparaginyl beta-hydroxylase domain-containing protein — protein sequence MRFGKWMQPKTNRWIANSAKLGDPPVYDTAVFPWIKELESHWETIRAEAAVALQDLEKVPPLATISPDHRRIAPAGRWRSFFLIGYRYRDEANCAKCPKTTAIIEKIPGLNSAFFSVLVRGTHIPPHTGVTKAFLTCHLGIQVPHEREKCRMRVVDQYVHWTEGRALVFDDCYDHEVLNDTDETRIILLVQFKRPVGIIGKIVGNLFLEGVRRSRFVQDARKGIAQWSAERVGQ from the coding sequence ATGCGGTTCGGCAAATGGATGCAGCCCAAAACGAACCGTTGGATCGCGAACAGTGCCAAGCTTGGCGATCCCCCGGTGTACGATACGGCGGTATTCCCGTGGATCAAGGAACTGGAGTCGCATTGGGAGACCATTCGCGCGGAGGCAGCGGTTGCGCTTCAGGATCTGGAAAAAGTGCCGCCGCTCGCGACGATATCCCCCGATCATCGACGCATCGCCCCTGCCGGACGCTGGCGGTCCTTCTTCCTGATCGGCTATCGCTATCGCGACGAGGCCAATTGCGCGAAATGCCCCAAGACTACGGCGATCATCGAGAAGATTCCGGGTCTCAATTCCGCTTTCTTTTCGGTACTGGTTCGAGGTACGCACATCCCACCGCATACCGGCGTTACGAAGGCGTTCCTGACCTGCCACCTGGGCATTCAAGTGCCTCATGAGCGGGAGAAGTGCCGGATGCGCGTTGTCGACCAGTATGTGCATTGGACCGAGGGCAGAGCGCTGGTTTTCGACGATTGCTACGACCATGAAGTCCTGAACGATACGGACGAGACGCGCATCATCCTCCTCGTTCAGTTCAAGCGGCCTGTCGGTATCATCGGCAAAATCGTCGGCAATCTGTTTCTGGAAGGTGTGCGCCGCTCTAGATTCGTGCAGGATGCACGAAAGGGCATCGCGCAGTGGTCTGCGGAGCGTGTCGGACAGTAA
- a CDS encoding SH3 domain-containing protein — MGQLLTPTLHSMIEQGCGQWQSGRNMLDQLRTPAMLGWKRGSAIAFPLLALAMLGGTPASAQSRKPLPYWASISEPEARMRVGPNLDYPSNWVYRRRDLPVKVVQVLGNWRKIEDSSGTRGWMHVRLLSDAATAIVKDGVTEMRDRPSDDAKLIYRVQAGVVGRVADCGSGWCAFDVAGKKGYVRASSLWGAVE; from the coding sequence ATGGGACAGTTGTTGACACCAACGCTGCACAGCATGATTGAACAGGGCTGCGGGCAGTGGCAATCAGGCCGCAATATGTTGGATCAATTGAGGACGCCGGCGATGCTGGGATGGAAAAGGGGAAGCGCGATCGCATTCCCGCTGCTGGCGCTGGCGATGCTTGGCGGCACCCCGGCCAGTGCACAGTCGCGCAAGCCGCTTCCCTATTGGGCGTCGATTTCTGAACCTGAAGCGCGGATGCGGGTTGGCCCGAACCTCGATTATCCGAGCAACTGGGTGTATCGTCGCCGCGACTTGCCGGTGAAGGTGGTGCAGGTATTGGGCAACTGGCGCAAGATCGAGGACAGCAGCGGTACGCGGGGCTGGATGCACGTCCGCCTGCTGAGCGACGCAGCGACCGCCATCGTCAAGGATGGCGTTACCGAGATGCGTGATCGTCCTTCCGACGACGCAAAGCTGATTTATCGTGTGCAGGCGGGCGTCGTAGGCCGTGTTGCCGATTGCGGGTCGGGCTGGTGCGCATTCGATGTGGCGGGCAAGAAGGGGTACGTGCGCGCCAGCAGCCTTTGGGGCGCAGTGGAGTAG
- a CDS encoding efflux RND transporter periplasmic adaptor subunit, with protein sequence MASASAMLLSACGGASNGDRKTPPVPQVGYVLVQQKNVPLTVELTGRVAAYQMSEVRPQVSGIIRRRFFTEGSLVRAGQTLYEIDPRLYRASANEARANLASAQANAEATRVRAERYRPLAAAEAVSKQDYTDAAAQARQAAAAVAQGRAQLETAQINLRFTSVPAPISGRIGRSLFTEGALVTSNQADPLTVIQRLDPIFVDIQQSSADLLALRRSLAQRGTIPSSATVRLLLEDGSEYGQTGTVQFSEVMVNASTGTVTLRARFANPDGLLLPGMFVRARFAQAIDQNAILVPQPAVSRTTRGAASVFVVGADNKAVERSIIADRTQGQYWVVTKGLRPGDKVIVQGLANVKPNAPIRPVPADSPERVVPPPPGQASAGHKGG encoded by the coding sequence ATGGCATCCGCCTCCGCTATGCTGCTGTCGGCGTGCGGAGGAGCGAGTAATGGGGACAGGAAAACGCCGCCCGTGCCGCAGGTCGGTTATGTGCTGGTGCAGCAGAAGAACGTACCGCTTACCGTCGAACTCACCGGTCGCGTCGCGGCTTATCAGATGTCGGAAGTCCGGCCACAGGTGAGCGGCATTATTCGGCGGCGCTTCTTCACCGAGGGATCGCTGGTGCGTGCCGGACAGACGCTTTACGAGATCGATCCACGGCTTTACCGGGCGAGCGCCAACGAAGCGCGAGCGAATCTTGCGAGTGCGCAGGCCAATGCCGAAGCCACGCGCGTCCGTGCTGAGCGCTATCGTCCGTTGGCCGCCGCGGAAGCGGTGAGCAAGCAGGATTATACCGATGCCGCAGCACAGGCGCGGCAGGCGGCCGCCGCCGTTGCGCAGGGCCGGGCGCAACTGGAAACTGCGCAGATCAACTTGCGGTTCACCAGCGTGCCTGCACCAATATCAGGACGGATCGGCCGGTCGCTGTTCACCGAAGGTGCGCTAGTGACGAGCAATCAGGCCGATCCATTGACGGTGATTCAGCGTCTGGACCCCATTTTCGTGGACATCCAGCAATCCAGCGCAGACTTGTTGGCCCTACGCCGCTCTCTTGCACAACGGGGTACTATTCCATCCAGTGCGACCGTCCGCCTCCTGCTTGAGGATGGGAGTGAGTATGGACAGACAGGAACGGTTCAATTTTCCGAAGTGATGGTCAATGCCAGCACCGGCACGGTGACGCTGCGTGCGCGTTTTGCCAATCCTGATGGCCTTCTCCTGCCCGGCATGTTCGTGCGTGCACGCTTCGCTCAGGCGATCGACCAGAATGCGATCCTTGTCCCGCAACCGGCGGTCAGTCGCACCACGCGCGGCGCGGCCAGCGTTTTCGTCGTGGGTGCGGACAACAAGGCAGTGGAGCGCTCAATAATCGCCGACCGAACCCAAGGCCAATACTGGGTTGTGACCAAAGGGTTGAGGCCGGGCGATAAGGTCATCGTTCAAGGCTTGGCAAACGTGAAGCCCAATGCCCCCATCCGGCCCGTGCCTGCCGACAGTCCCGAACGCGTCGTGCCGCCCCCGCCGGGGCAGGCATCTGCCGGGCATAAGGGCGGCTGA